In Bactrocera oleae isolate idBacOlea1 chromosome 3, idBacOlea1, whole genome shotgun sequence, a genomic segment contains:
- the yellow-b gene encoding protein yellow — MQLALWLTRRDNKYKMCEMLRSTYFILLFAVLAKSKDNLRVAFEWKEMDFKYENAEARWTAIENHEFRPDNVIPFGLEVYRSRMYVALPRWRDGVPASLAYFDINEKSTKSPLLIPFPSWEAHNIANSDPELISPFRIRADRCGRLWVLDSRIAGVLENTTIFGPAQLLVYDLHSDNLLRRYKFPNSQMKQGSFFANLAVDDSNCKNSFAYAADLGAPGLIVYSWAQDDSWRVLHNFFHPDPLAGNYSIDGIEFQWDDGLYGLALSKPQEDGFAILYFHPLSSITEFSVSTSVLRNKTFASSGEIYHNFKILGARGSNGQAGAAFIDPRTEVLFYTLPNLNALDCWSTTNTDYSTNTQGRVYTSAQELVFPSEVMIDTEDRLWVLSNKLQEFIYDEIYPGRVNYRVLTANVVDAIANTVCDTKVKPLPEIVKPELDTILDAVINSTKEVSASGVETKSLTVIIVFFGISIIFYII, encoded by the exons TCGAGTGGAAGGAGATGGACTTTAAATATGAGAATGCTGAGGCACGTTGGACGGCCATTGAAAATCACGAATTTCGACCAGACAACGTAATACCTTTTGGGTTGGAAGTATATAGGTCACGAATGTATGTTGCTTTGCCTCGATGGCGAGACGGTGTACCAGCATCATTGGCTTATTTTGATATCAATG aaaaatctACAAAATCACCATTACTCATTCCTTTTCCTAGTTGGGAGGCACATAATATTGCCAACTCGGATCCAGAGCTTATTTCTCCCTTTCGAATTCGAGCTGATCGCTGTGGTCGACTATGGGTACTAGACTCACGTATTGCAGGCGTTTTAGAGAATACAACTATATTTGGACCTGCTCAGTTATTAGTTTATGATTTGCATAGTGATAATCTTTTACGTCGCTACAAATTTCCTAACAGTCAGATGAAACAAGGTTCCTTCTTCGCAAATTTAGCGGTGGATGACTCTAATTGCAAAAATTCTTTTGCCTATGCTGCTGATTTAGGTGCCCCTGGTCTAATAGTTTATTCATGGGCACAAGATGATTCATGGCGAGTACTGCATAATTTCTTCCATCCTGATCCATTAGCTGGAAATTACAGTATAGATGGTATAGAATTTCAATGGGATGATGGATTGTATGGTTTGGCCCTATCTAAACCACAGGAAGACGGTTTCGCTATACTATACTTTCATCCCCTCAGCTCTATAACTGAGTTTTCAGTTAGTACAAGTGTTCTTAGAAATAAAACCTTTGCTAGTTCTGGTGAAATCTACCATAACTTCAAAATATTGGGAGCGCGTGGTTCAAACGGACAAGCAGGCGCAGCATTTATAGACCCACGTACCGAAGTTTTGTTTTATACGTTACCAAATCTAAATGCTCTGGACTGTTGGAGTACAACTAATACGGATTATTCGACCAATACTCAGGGACGTGTTTACACGAGTGCGCAAGAACTCGTATTTCCCAGCGAAGTGATGATCGATACGGAAGATAGGTTATGGGTACTTTCGAATAAATTACAAGAATTTATTTATGATGAGATCTATCCTGGGAGAGTAAATTACCGTGTTTTGACAGCGAATGTAGTGGATGCAATCGCAAATACTGTATGTGATACCAAGGTGAAACCACTGCCAGAAATAGTTAAACCGGAATTAGATACTATACTTGACGCGGTGATAAATTCTACGAAAGAGGTATCTGCTTCAGGTGTGGAGACGAAAAGTTTAACCGTAATCATCGTGTTTTTTGGgattagtataattttttacataatctAA